The Streptomyces sp. NBC_00440 genome contains a region encoding:
- a CDS encoding AAA family ATPase produces MAGSVHCEPEVEESESLRSDANIAGPMTDPVPGPRTESAAEDVSRETPPPMDDTPIGRAAQLAVEALGRAGEGLPRPEQTRVMVVANQKGGVGKTTTTVNLAASLALHGARVLVIDLDPQGNASTALGIDHHSEVPSIYDVLVESRPLSEVVQPVPDVEGLFCAPATIDLAGAEIELVSLVARESRLQRALQAYEQPLDYILIDCPPSLGLLTVNAMVAGAEVLIPIQCEYYALEGLGQLLRNVDLVRGHLNPELHVSTILLTMYDGRTRLASQVADEVRSHFVREVLKTSIPRSVRISEAPSYGQTVLTYDPGSSGSLSYLEAAREIALRGVDVHYDGRHAQTGSHNSQQSISEGIQ; encoded by the coding sequence ATGGCAGGCTCTGTGCATTGTGAGCCTGAAGTCGAGGAGAGTGAATCCTTGCGGTCCGACGCCAACATCGCGGGACCGATGACCGATCCGGTCCCCGGTCCCCGTACCGAGTCGGCGGCAGAAGATGTTTCACGTGAAACACCGCCGCCGATGGACGACACCCCTATTGGTCGCGCTGCCCAACTGGCTGTAGAAGCTCTCGGCCGTGCCGGAGAGGGCCTGCCCCGGCCCGAGCAGACGCGCGTCATGGTGGTCGCCAACCAGAAGGGCGGCGTCGGTAAGACCACAACAACGGTCAACCTCGCCGCCTCGCTCGCGCTGCATGGCGCGCGTGTGCTGGTGATTGACCTGGATCCTCAGGGAAACGCCTCCACGGCACTGGGGATTGACCATCACTCCGAAGTTCCATCGATCTACGACGTCCTGGTAGAGAGCCGGCCGCTCTCCGAAGTGGTCCAGCCCGTTCCTGACGTCGAGGGTCTCTTCTGCGCCCCGGCCACCATCGATCTCGCAGGTGCTGAGATCGAGTTGGTGTCCCTCGTGGCTCGGGAGAGCCGCCTCCAGCGAGCGCTCCAAGCGTATGAACAGCCACTGGACTACATCCTCATCGACTGTCCACCCTCCTTGGGCCTGCTGACCGTCAACGCGATGGTGGCGGGCGCTGAGGTGCTGATCCCGATTCAGTGTGAGTACTACGCACTTGAGGGCCTGGGGCAGTTGCTGCGGAATGTCGACCTGGTCCGCGGGCATCTCAACCCCGAGCTTCATGTGTCGACGATTCTGCTCACCATGTACGACGGCAGAACTCGCCTTGCCTCGCAAGTGGCAGATGAGGTGCGCAGCCACTTCGTCCGCGAGGTCCTGAAGACCAGTATTCCGCGGTCGGTTCGTATCTCTGAGGCCCCGAGCTATGGGCAGACAGTCCTCACCTATGACCCCGGATCCAGCGGTTCGCTGTCGTACCTTGAAGCGGCCCGTGAGATCGCGCTTCGCGGCGTTGACGTGCACTACGACGGCCGGCACGCACAAACAGGCAGTCACAACAGTCAGCAGAGCATCTCGGAGGGGATCCAGTGA
- the rsmG gene encoding 16S rRNA (guanine(527)-N(7))-methyltransferase RsmG, giving the protein MTESAELPQAPEVAHEVFGEFFPEVVRYAELLADAGVKRGLIGPREVPRLWERHLLNCAVLSEVVPQGVTICDVGSGAGLPGIPLALVRRDLKITLLEPLLRRTNFLQEVVELLGLDHVTVVRGRAEEVLGKLPPVHVVTARAVAPLDRLAGWGVPLLRPYGEMLALKGDTAEEEIQGARAALSKLGVVETSVLQVGEGIVDPLSTVVRVEVGESPGGVRFAAKRAKAARVSRTRRRR; this is encoded by the coding sequence GTGACCGAGTCAGCGGAGCTCCCCCAGGCGCCGGAAGTGGCGCATGAGGTTTTCGGCGAGTTCTTCCCGGAAGTCGTTCGGTACGCGGAGCTGCTGGCGGACGCGGGGGTCAAGCGCGGGCTGATCGGACCGCGTGAGGTGCCCAGGCTCTGGGAGCGGCACCTGCTGAACTGCGCGGTGCTGTCCGAGGTGGTTCCTCAGGGAGTGACCATCTGCGATGTGGGCTCCGGTGCCGGGCTGCCGGGTATCCCACTGGCTCTGGTGCGCAGGGATCTGAAGATCACGTTGCTGGAACCCTTGCTGCGGCGAACCAACTTCCTGCAAGAGGTGGTGGAGCTGCTGGGGCTCGACCATGTGACGGTTGTTCGCGGCCGGGCAGAAGAGGTTCTGGGCAAGCTGCCGCCGGTCCATGTGGTGACGGCCCGCGCGGTGGCTCCGCTGGACCGGCTAGCCGGGTGGGGCGTGCCGCTGCTGCGTCCGTACGGGGAGATGCTGGCCCTCAAGGGCGATACCGCTGAAGAGGAGATTCAGGGCGCGCGGGCAGCACTGAGCAAGCTGGGCGTAGTCGAGACTTCGGTGCTTCAGGTCGGCGAGGGGATCGTCGATCCGCTATCCACGGTGGTGCGAGTCGAGGTGGGGGAGAGCCCCGGGGGCGTGCGCTTCGCCGCGAAGCGGGCGAAGGCGGCTCGGGTGAGCCGGACCCGGCGACGCCGTTAG
- a CDS encoding Jag family protein — protein MTEGTTTSAAAEGDTLSRLEQEGEIAADYLEGLLDIADLDGDIDMDVEADRAAVSIISDASSRDLQKLVGRDGEVLEALQELTRLAVHRETGDRSRLMLDIAGFRAKKREELAALGAKAADEVKSSGEPVKLDPMTPFERKVVHDAIAAAGLRSESEGEEPQRFVVVLPA, from the coding sequence GTGACGGAAGGCACCACCACCTCCGCCGCCGCTGAGGGCGACACGCTGAGCAGGCTGGAGCAGGAAGGCGAGATCGCGGCTGACTACCTCGAGGGCCTGCTCGACATCGCTGACCTCGACGGTGACATCGATATGGACGTCGAGGCCGACCGTGCTGCGGTCTCGATCATCAGTGATGCGAGCAGTCGCGATCTTCAGAAGCTCGTGGGACGCGACGGTGAGGTGCTGGAGGCCCTCCAGGAGCTCACCAGGCTCGCGGTGCACCGGGAGACCGGGGACCGCAGTCGGCTGATGCTGGACATCGCGGGTTTCCGGGCCAAGAAGCGTGAGGAGCTCGCCGCGCTGGGCGCCAAGGCCGCCGACGAGGTGAAGAGCTCCGGCGAGCCGGTCAAGCTCGACCCGATGACGCCGTTCGAGCGCAAGGTAGTGCACGACGCGATCGCTGCAGCCGGGCTGCGCAGTGAGTCCGAGGGCGAGGAGCCGCAGCGCTTCGTCGTTGTGCTTCCGGCCTGA
- the yidC gene encoding membrane protein insertase YidC, with product MDTIASLFSFITTPVSWVIVQFHSLYGAIFGPDTGWAWGLSIVSLVVLIRICLIPLFVKQIKSTRGMQALQPKMKAIQERYKSDKQRQSEEMMKLYKETGTNPLSSCLPIIAQSPFFFALYHVLSAIANGQTKGYIDKPLLESAQKAHIFGAPLAAKFLDSSDKVAALGASLTDVRIVTAVMIVMMSASQFYTQRQLMTKNVDMSVKTPFMQQQKMLMYVFPVMFAVMGVNFPVGVLVYWLTTNVWTMGQQMFVIHRNPTPGSQAQSGLLERMQKHLVAHGATRTRHQRNIIKGIASKETKDRNDAERKFITTLSKAGLVAQADGTVEKSDAAVAAEAEGITLAEAAPKRQQPKRQTKAKRQTGAAPAGQAQTGGAKASEKPADAKTADASSEKTSLDKDEPKAESEPDSKPASRNARQAKSGQRKGQQRPKHPSKK from the coding sequence GTGGACACGATTGCCAGTCTGTTCAGTTTTATCACCACCCCAGTTTCGTGGGTCATCGTCCAGTTCCACTCGCTGTACGGAGCCATCTTCGGCCCTGACACCGGCTGGGCCTGGGGCCTGTCCATCGTGTCCCTGGTGGTTCTGATCCGGATCTGCCTGATCCCGCTCTTCGTGAAGCAGATCAAGTCGACCCGTGGCATGCAGGCGCTCCAGCCGAAGATGAAGGCGATCCAGGAGCGCTACAAGAGCGACAAGCAGCGTCAGTCCGAAGAGATGATGAAGCTGTACAAGGAGACGGGTACCAACCCGCTCTCCTCGTGCCTGCCGATCATCGCGCAGTCGCCGTTCTTCTTTGCGCTGTACCACGTGCTTTCTGCCATCGCCAATGGGCAGACGAAGGGGTACATCGACAAGCCGCTCCTGGAGAGCGCGCAGAAGGCGCACATCTTCGGTGCCCCGCTGGCCGCGAAGTTCTTGGACAGCTCGGACAAGGTGGCGGCGCTCGGCGCCTCGCTGACCGACGTCCGGATCGTCACCGCGGTCATGATCGTCATGATGTCGGCGTCGCAGTTCTACACGCAGCGCCAGCTGATGACGAAGAACGTCGACATGTCCGTCAAGACGCCGTTCATGCAGCAGCAGAAGATGCTGATGTACGTCTTCCCGGTGATGTTCGCCGTGATGGGTGTCAACTTCCCCGTCGGTGTCCTCGTGTACTGGCTCACCACCAACGTGTGGACCATGGGACAGCAGATGTTCGTGATCCACCGGAACCCGACGCCGGGCAGCCAGGCACAGTCCGGCCTGCTGGAGCGGATGCAGAAGCACCTGGTCGCGCACGGTGCGACGCGGACGCGTCACCAGCGCAACATCATCAAGGGCATCGCGTCCAAGGAGACGAAGGACCGGAACGACGCCGAGCGTAAGTTCATCACCACGCTGAGCAAGGCCGGCCTCGTGGCCCAGGCCGATGGCACGGTCGAGAAGAGTGACGCGGCCGTGGCTGCCGAGGCCGAAGGCATCACCCTGGCTGAGGCCGCGCCGAAGCGTCAGCAGCCCAAGCGCCAGACCAAGGCGAAGCGCCAGACGGGTGCTGCCCCGGCAGGCCAGGCGCAGACCGGTGGGGCGAAGGCCTCGGAGAAGCCCGCCGACGCCAAGACGGCCGATGCTTCCTCCGAGAAGACCTCGCTGGACAAGGACGAGCCGAAGGCTGAATCCGAGCCGGACTCCAAGCCCGCTTCTCGTAATGCACGCCAAGCCAAGTCCGGGCAGCGCAAGGGCCAGCAGCGCCCCAAGCACCCGTCCAAGAAGTAA
- the yidD gene encoding membrane protein insertion efficiency factor YidD: MKYPLLALIKLYQWTISPLLGPVCRYYPSCSHYGYTAIDRHGAVKGTALTAWRILRCNPWSPGGVDHVPPRKRPRWHELLRNAWRTSKGGHSGQETGPAAETSPNAQGA; encoded by the coding sequence ATGAAATACCCGCTGCTGGCGCTCATCAAGTTGTACCAGTGGACGATCAGCCCGCTTCTGGGGCCTGTCTGCAGGTACTACCCGTCGTGTTCCCACTACGGATATACGGCTATCGACCGGCACGGTGCGGTGAAGGGAACGGCACTGACGGCCTGGCGCATCCTGCGATGCAACCCCTGGTCGCCGGGTGGCGTGGACCACGTTCCGCCGCGCAAACGTCCGCGTTGGCACGAACTGCTGCGCAATGCGTGGCGGACAAGCAAGGGCGGGCACTCCGGCCAGGAGACCGGCCCGGCCGCAGAGACCTCGCCCAATGCTCAAGGAGCCTGA
- the rnpA gene encoding ribonuclease P protein component → MLPTENRLRRREDFAAAVRRGRRAGRPLLVVHLRSGTTDPHVPGESTPPTRAGFVVSKAVGGAVVRTAVKRKLRHLARDRLPQLPPGSLVVVRALPGAGTADHAQLARDLDAALARLLGGGAR, encoded by the coding sequence GTGCTGCCTACCGAGAATCGGCTGAGGCGGCGCGAGGACTTCGCAGCCGCAGTACGACGAGGGCGCCGAGCCGGTCGCCCGTTGCTCGTCGTCCATCTACGCAGCGGTACAACGGACCCGCATGTGCCTGGGGAGAGCACTCCCCCGACACGTGCGGGTTTCGTCGTGAGCAAGGCAGTGGGCGGAGCGGTCGTCCGCACCGCCGTGAAGCGGAAGCTTCGCCATCTGGCGCGCGATCGGCTCCCCCAGCTGCCCCCCGGTAGCCTGGTTGTCGTACGGGCGCTGCCCGGCGCGGGCACCGCCGACCATGCACAGCTGGCCCGAGACCTGGACGCCGCCCTGGCGCGGCTACTGGGAGGGGGCGCGCGATGA
- the rpmH gene encoding 50S ribosomal protein L34, which translates to MSKRTFQPNNRRRAKTHGFRLRMRTRAGRAILATRRGKGRSRLSA; encoded by the coding sequence GTGAGCAAGCGCACCTTCCAGCCGAACAACCGTCGTCGCGCGAAGACCCACGGTTTCCGTCTCCGTATGCGTACGCGCGCCGGTCGCGCCATTCTGGCGACCCGCCGTGGCAAGGGTCGCTCCCGCCTGTCCGCCTGA
- the dnaA gene encoding chromosomal replication initiator protein DnaA — MADVPADLAAVWPRVLERLLGEGQQNIEPKDKQWIERCQPLALVADTALLAVPNEWGKRVLEGRLAPLISETLSHECGRPIRIAITVDDTIGDPSPPAPPMQQSQQPRYQHPQHDEPRHSDTYDGYGHRPSDDGMPTARPAYPDYQQQRPDPGAWPRTQEDLSWQQPRLGGFQERDPYTGPRSQSQHDYRQQPDRQQYEQQRPERHDLRDPQSSQRHLPAPSGAPGPLAAQPAPAPGPGEPQARLNPKYLFDTFVIGASNRFAHAAAVAVAEAPAKAYNPLFIYGESGLGKTHLLHAIGHYARSLYPGTRVRYVSSEEFTNEFINSIRDGKGDTFRKRYRDVDILLVDDIQFLASKESTQEEFFHTFNTLHNANKQIVLSSDRPPKQLVTLEDRLRNRFEWGLTTDVQPPELETRIAILRKKAVQEQLNAPPEVLEFIASRISRNIRELEGALIRVTAFASLNRQPVDLGLTEIVLKDLIPGGEDAAPEITASAIMAATADYFGLTIEDLCGSSRSRVLVTARQIAMYLCRELTDLSLPKIGAQFGGRDHTTVMHADRKIRALMAERRSIYNQVTELTNRIKNG, encoded by the coding sequence GTGGCTGACGTACCTGCCGATCTTGCCGCAGTGTGGCCACGAGTCCTCGAACGTCTCCTCGGCGAGGGCCAGCAAAATATCGAGCCGAAGGACAAGCAGTGGATCGAGCGCTGCCAGCCTCTGGCTCTCGTGGCGGACACCGCTCTTCTCGCCGTCCCCAATGAATGGGGCAAGCGGGTCCTCGAAGGACGGCTGGCCCCCCTCATCAGCGAGACGCTGAGTCACGAATGCGGCCGCCCGATCCGGATCGCCATCACGGTGGACGACACCATCGGTGATCCCTCCCCGCCGGCCCCGCCGATGCAGCAGTCCCAGCAGCCCCGCTACCAGCACCCGCAGCACGACGAGCCCCGGCACAGCGACACGTATGACGGATACGGCCACCGCCCGTCGGACGACGGTATGCCGACGGCCCGGCCGGCATACCCGGACTACCAGCAGCAGCGGCCCGACCCCGGAGCCTGGCCGCGCACCCAGGAGGACCTCTCCTGGCAGCAGCCCAGGCTCGGCGGCTTCCAGGAGCGCGACCCCTACACCGGTCCGCGCTCCCAGTCACAGCACGACTACAGGCAGCAGCCGGACCGCCAGCAGTACGAGCAGCAGCGGCCCGAGCGCCACGACCTCCGCGACCCGCAGTCCTCACAGCGTCACCTGCCCGCCCCCAGCGGAGCTCCCGGGCCGCTGGCCGCACAGCCCGCTCCGGCGCCCGGCCCGGGGGAGCCGCAGGCACGGCTGAACCCCAAGTACCTCTTCGACACGTTCGTCATCGGCGCGTCCAACCGCTTCGCGCACGCGGCCGCAGTCGCTGTCGCCGAGGCGCCGGCCAAGGCGTACAACCCGCTGTTCATCTACGGGGAGTCCGGGCTCGGCAAGACGCACCTGCTCCATGCCATCGGCCACTACGCCCGGAGCCTCTATCCGGGAACCCGGGTGCGCTACGTGAGCTCCGAGGAGTTCACCAACGAGTTCATCAACTCGATCCGCGACGGCAAGGGCGACACCTTCCGCAAGCGCTACCGCGATGTCGACATCCTCCTCGTCGACGACATCCAGTTCCTGGCGAGCAAGGAGTCGACGCAGGAGGAGTTCTTCCACACCTTCAACACGCTGCACAACGCGAACAAGCAGATCGTGCTCTCCTCCGACCGGCCGCCCAAGCAGCTGGTGACCCTGGAGGACCGGCTGCGCAACCGGTTCGAGTGGGGCCTCACCACCGACGTGCAACCGCCGGAGCTGGAGACGCGGATCGCAATCCTCCGCAAGAAGGCGGTCCAGGAGCAGCTCAACGCCCCGCCGGAGGTACTGGAGTTCATCGCCTCCCGTATCTCGCGCAACATCCGCGAGCTGGAGGGGGCGCTGATCCGGGTGACGGCGTTCGCCTCGCTCAACCGCCAGCCGGTGGATCTCGGGCTCACCGAGATCGTTCTGAAGGATCTGATCCCCGGTGGGGAGGACGCGGCCCCGGAGATCACCGCGAGCGCCATCATGGCGGCGACGGCCGATTACTTCGGTCTGACCATCGAGGACCTCTGCGGATCCTCGCGCAGCCGCGTGCTGGTGACGGCCCGGCAGATCGCGATGTACCTCTGCCGTGAGCTCACGGACCTCTCACTGCCCAAGATCGGGGCGCAGTTCGGCGGCCGTGACCACACGACCGTGATGCACGCGGACCGGAAGATCCGTGCGCTGATGGCCGAGCGGCGTTCCATCTACAACCAGGTCACGGAGCTCACCAACCGCATCAAGAACGGCTGA
- the dnaN gene encoding DNA polymerase III subunit beta, with protein sequence MKIRVERDVLAEAVAWAARSLPARPPVPVLAGLLLKAEEGTLSLSGFDYEVSARVSVDAEIEEHGTVLVSGRLLADICRALPNRPVEISTDGVRATVVCGSSRFTLHTLPVEEYPALPQMPTATGTVPGEVFASAAAQVAIAAGRDDTLPVLTGVRIEIEGDRVTLASTDRYRFAVREFLWKPEDPEASAVALVPAKTLLDTAKSLTSGDTVTLALSGSGAGEGLIGFEGAGRRTTTRLLEGDLPKYRTLFPTEFNSIAVIETPAFVEAVKRVSLVAERNTPVRLSFEQGVLILEAGSSDDAQAVERVDAKLDGDDISIAFNPTFLLDGLSAIDSPVAQLSFTTSTKPALLSGRPALDAEADDAYKYLIMPVRLSG encoded by the coding sequence GTGAAGATCCGGGTGGAGCGCGATGTACTCGCGGAGGCGGTGGCCTGGGCGGCCCGCAGCCTTCCGGCCCGTCCGCCGGTGCCCGTTCTTGCGGGCCTGCTGCTCAAGGCCGAGGAAGGCACGCTGAGCCTCTCCGGCTTCGACTACGAGGTCTCGGCGCGGGTCTCGGTCGACGCGGAGATCGAGGAGCACGGCACCGTGCTCGTCTCCGGCCGGCTGCTCGCCGACATCTGCCGTGCACTCCCCAACCGCCCGGTGGAGATCTCCACCGACGGGGTCAGGGCGACCGTGGTCTGCGGCTCCTCCCGGTTCACCCTCCACACCCTTCCTGTGGAGGAGTACCCGGCGCTGCCGCAGATGCCGACCGCGACGGGCACCGTCCCCGGTGAGGTCTTCGCCTCCGCCGCGGCCCAGGTGGCCATCGCCGCGGGCCGTGACGACACGCTGCCCGTTCTCACCGGCGTACGGATCGAGATCGAGGGTGACCGGGTCACCCTGGCGTCCACCGACCGCTACCGCTTCGCGGTCCGTGAGTTCCTGTGGAAGCCGGAGGACCCGGAGGCATCCGCGGTCGCGCTGGTGCCCGCCAAGACGCTCCTGGACACCGCTAAGTCGCTGACCAGCGGTGACACCGTGACGCTCGCGCTGTCCGGGTCCGGCGCAGGCGAGGGCCTGATCGGTTTCGAGGGTGCCGGCCGGCGTACGACCACTCGGCTTCTCGAAGGCGACCTGCCGAAGTACCGGACGCTCTTCCCGACCGAGTTCAACTCGATCGCCGTGATCGAGACGCCCGCGTTCGTCGAGGCCGTCAAGCGTGTCTCCCTCGTCGCCGAGCGGAACACTCCGGTGCGGCTCAGCTTCGAGCAGGGTGTGCTGATCCTGGAGGCCGGGTCGAGCGACGACGCACAGGCTGTGGAGCGGGTGGACGCCAAGCTCGACGGCGACGACATCTCGATCGCCTTCAACCCGACCTTCCTGCTGGACGGTCTCAGTGCGATCGACTCCCCCGTCGCCCAGCTCTCCTTCACGACGTCGACCAAGCCCGCACTGCTCAGCGGCCGGCCCGCTCTCGATGCCGAGGCGGACGACGCCTACAAGTACCTGATCATGCCTGTGCGGCTGTCGGGCTGA
- the gnd gene encoding phosphogluconate dehydrogenase (NAD(+)-dependent, decarboxylating), which produces MELGLVGLGKMGGNMRERIRRAGHTVIGYDRNPDVADVHSLEELVGKLKGPRVVWVMVPAGAATQSTVDELADLLSPGDVVVDGGNSRWTDDEKHAVELGIKGIGFVDCGVSGGVWGLENGYALMYGGDAENVAKVQPVFDALKPEGEFGSVHAGKVGAGHFAKMVHNGIEYAMMQAYAEGWELLEKVDSVTDVREVFRSWQEGTVIRSWLLDLAVNALDDDEHLDQLRGFAADSGEGRWTVEAAIDNAVPLPAITASLFARFASRQDDSPQMKMIAALRNQFGGHAVENKK; this is translated from the coding sequence ATGGAGCTCGGTCTCGTCGGCCTCGGCAAGATGGGCGGGAACATGCGCGAGCGCATCCGCCGCGCTGGTCACACCGTCATCGGTTACGACCGCAACCCGGACGTAGCCGATGTCCACAGCCTGGAAGAGCTTGTGGGCAAGCTCAAGGGCCCCCGCGTCGTGTGGGTCATGGTCCCGGCAGGCGCCGCGACCCAGTCCACAGTCGACGAGCTGGCCGACCTGCTCTCCCCGGGCGATGTTGTGGTGGACGGCGGCAACTCACGCTGGACGGACGACGAGAAGCACGCGGTCGAGCTGGGCATCAAGGGCATCGGCTTCGTCGACTGCGGTGTCTCCGGTGGCGTCTGGGGCCTGGAGAACGGCTACGCGCTGATGTACGGCGGCGACGCCGAGAACGTCGCGAAGGTCCAGCCGGTCTTCGACGCGCTCAAGCCCGAAGGGGAGTTCGGCTCCGTCCACGCGGGCAAGGTCGGCGCCGGCCACTTCGCCAAGATGGTCCACAACGGCATCGAGTACGCCATGATGCAGGCGTACGCCGAGGGCTGGGAGCTCCTGGAGAAGGTCGACTCCGTCACCGACGTGCGCGAGGTCTTCCGCTCCTGGCAGGAGGGCACGGTCATCCGTTCCTGGCTGCTCGACCTCGCGGTCAATGCACTGGACGACGACGAGCACCTCGACCAGCTCCGTGGTTTCGCCGCTGATTCGGGCGAAGGACGCTGGACGGTCGAGGCCGCGATCGACAACGCGGTGCCGCTGCCCGCGATCACCGCGTCGCTCTTCGCCCGCTTCGCCTCGCGCCAGGACGACTCTCCGCAGATGAAGATGATCGCCGCACTGCGCAACCAGTTCGGTGGCCACGCGGTCGAGAACAAGAAGTAA
- the recF gene encoding DNA replication/repair protein RecF (All proteins in this family for which functions are known are DNA-binding proteins that assist the filamentation of RecA onto DNA for the initiation of recombination or recombinational repair.), whose amino-acid sequence MHVTHLSLADFRSYARVEVPLDPGVTAFVGANGQGKTNLVEAVGYLATLGSHRVSSDAPLVRMGADRAVIRAAVTQGERSQLVELELNPGRANRARINRSSQVRPRDVLGIVRTVLFAPEDLALIKGDPGERRRFLDELITARSPRMAGVRSDYERVLKQRNTLLKSAAMARRHGGKSMDMSTLDVWDQHLGRVGAELLAQRLDLIATLQPLADKAYEQVAPGGGPVVLEYRSSLGEGIEAAQSKDELYEQLIAALVGVRKQEIERGVTLVGPHRDDLVLKLGRLPAKGYASHGESWSYALALRLASYDLLRTEGNEPVLVLDDVFAELDVRRRERLAELVAPGEQVLVTAAVDDDVPGVLAGVRFAVSDGAVDRV is encoded by the coding sequence ATGCACGTCACGCATCTGTCGCTGGCCGACTTCCGCTCGTACGCCCGGGTCGAGGTGCCTCTCGATCCGGGCGTCACTGCGTTCGTGGGTGCCAACGGCCAGGGCAAGACGAACCTCGTCGAGGCGGTCGGCTATCTGGCTACGCTCGGCAGCCACCGGGTCTCCTCCGATGCGCCGCTGGTGCGGATGGGGGCCGACCGTGCGGTGATCCGGGCTGCGGTGACCCAGGGCGAGCGGTCCCAGCTGGTCGAGCTGGAACTCAACCCGGGACGGGCCAACAGGGCCCGGATCAACCGGTCTTCGCAAGTCAGGCCGCGCGATGTCCTGGGAATCGTCCGGACTGTGCTCTTCGCACCCGAGGATCTGGCCCTGATCAAGGGCGATCCGGGTGAGCGCCGCCGGTTCCTGGATGAACTGATCACGGCGCGTTCGCCGCGGATGGCCGGTGTGCGCTCCGACTACGAGCGGGTGCTGAAACAGCGCAACACGCTGCTGAAGTCCGCGGCGATGGCCCGCAGACACGGCGGCAAGTCCATGGACATGTCCACACTCGACGTCTGGGACCAGCATCTGGGGCGGGTGGGCGCCGAGTTGCTGGCGCAGCGGCTGGACCTGATCGCCACGTTGCAGCCGCTGGCCGACAAGGCGTACGAGCAGGTGGCGCCCGGTGGCGGGCCGGTTGTGCTGGAGTACCGGAGCTCGCTGGGTGAGGGGATCGAGGCAGCTCAGTCGAAGGACGAGCTGTACGAGCAGCTGATCGCCGCGCTGGTGGGGGTCCGTAAGCAGGAGATCGAGCGCGGGGTGACGCTGGTCGGTCCGCACCGTGACGACCTGGTGCTGAAGCTCGGCAGGCTGCCGGCCAAGGGGTACGCGAGCCACGGTGAGTCCTGGTCGTATGCGCTGGCGCTGCGGCTGGCCTCGTACGACTTGCTGCGGACCGAGGGCAATGAGCCGGTGCTGGTGCTCGACGATGTCTTCGCGGAGCTGGACGTACGGCGCAGGGAGAGACTTGCCGAGCTGGTGGCGCCGGGGGAACAGGTGCTGGTGACGGCTGCGGTGGACGACGATGTGCCGGGTGTCCTGGCGGGTGTGCGGTTCGCGGTCTCGGACGGGGCGGTGGACCGGGTATGA
- a CDS encoding DUF721 domain-containing protein, whose protein sequence is MSGSSLPGEDGGEPRGSGSALPPGPEAAKVPESSGIDLARVALRAAKEQAKARGAAAQQKKQAKRGGLRSGARADGRDPLPLGAAINRLITERGWETPAAVGGVMGRWPQIVGEDVANHCVPQRYDEDARVLTVQCDSTAWATQLRLLAPQLVARLNADLGHGTVKLLKVLGPGGPPRRFGPLRAPGSKGPGDTYG, encoded by the coding sequence ATGAGCGGATCCTCCCTTCCGGGCGAGGATGGCGGGGAACCGCGCGGTTCCGGCTCCGCCCTTCCACCCGGACCTGAGGCGGCGAAGGTTCCGGAGTCCTCGGGGATCGACCTGGCACGGGTCGCGTTGCGGGCGGCTAAGGAACAGGCGAAAGCGCGGGGGGCGGCCGCGCAGCAGAAGAAGCAGGCCAAGCGCGGTGGACTGCGCTCGGGCGCACGGGCTGACGGGCGCGACCCTCTGCCGCTGGGTGCCGCCATCAACCGGCTGATCACTGAGCGTGGCTGGGAGACACCGGCCGCGGTGGGCGGGGTGATGGGCCGCTGGCCGCAGATCGTGGGCGAGGACGTCGCGAACCACTGTGTCCCCCAGCGCTACGACGAGGATGCCCGGGTGCTGACCGTGCAGTGCGATTCGACTGCCTGGGCGACGCAGCTGAGGCTGCTGGCGCCGCAACTGGTGGCCCGGCTGAACGCGGATCTGGGCCATGGCACGGTGAAGCTGCTGAAGGTTCTTGGCCCGGGCGGGCCGCCACGGCGGTTCGGACCACTGCGGGCACCTGGGAGCAAGGGCCCGGGCGATACGTACGGCTGA